The following is a genomic window from Pelodiscus sinensis isolate JC-2024 chromosome 12, ASM4963464v1, whole genome shotgun sequence.
CAAACATCTCTCCATCAttacaaatcaaaataaaaagaaactgtGGCCATGTCTCCAGTTATCGAACGATCAACGCTCTGGCGATCGATCTTCCAGgttttgatttagcgggtctagtaaagacccactaaatcaaccgtTGACGGTCGACACCGGTACTCGCGAGgtataagggaagttgacaggagcatttctcccgtCGATCTCCCGCTGtcgggccaccccagaaaatcgatgcaaggtacattgactccagctagaCAATTCACGTAGCTgtagttgcatatcttgcatcaaTTATCTTcatcagtgtagacctggcctgttATTGGTTCTCTGATGGCACCTGCCTTTCCCAtggctctgctctctgctctgcattgTCAGTGAATGCAAGGAGGTGCAAACAAAGCAACATCAACTCCATAGCATGGGACCAACAGTGTTAGAACAGAATTACCTGGTCAGCAATTAAGTATATCTAGGGCCCTTCATTTTCAGTCTTTCTTTTTCTCAGGAATTTATCAGCATTTATTACCACCACAAGAAAACCAGGTGACAATCAGTGCAAAAAACTATTAATAATGTTCTCTGTAAcaatcaggctacatctagactggccagtttttctggaaaatcagccgcttttccggaaaaacttgccagctgtctacactggccgcttgaacttccgcaaaagcactgatgatctcatgtaagattgtcagtgttcttgcagaaatactatgctgctcccgttcaggcaaaagtccttttgcgcaaaacttttgctcaaaagggccagtgtagacagctcagattcgttttccgcaaaaaagccccgatcgcgaaaatggcgatcggggcttttttgcggaaaagtgtgtctagattggcacggacgcttttctgcaaaaagtgcttttgcggaaaagcgtcagtgccaatctagatgctctgttccgaaaatgcttttaacggaaaagcatttccggaaaatcatgccagtctagacgtagcctcgggGTTTATTTTGGTGGACGGGAAGATGAGAGGGAAAGTATTCAATAGATTAACACTTTGAATTCTGTGAATCAATGTGCTTTGCTGCAGAACTGAAACAGAACTCAAAGCACAATGACACCTCTGAGCCTAAGAAAACAATGGATCACTAATCCCCAAAGAGAACTTTTCATTTGCGTAAACAGTTTACTGTTGTAGGCTTTAGAGCTCTTAGCCTataaatatttacttttaataACTGGGCCACACCATTTGCAGCACGTACATTCAGCATCATCCTTTTTCTCCAGATTTGGTGCGTTTAAAACTTTTCAGTACTTCTGTCTGTTATTCCAACACTGATTTTCGTTTTCTTCCCATTTTGGGATGGCAGATTGTTAAACCGTTGTCCGCCAACCGCTTGAAATGGTACGTGATGGACGTGAGATTCAGCAGCATATTCAGATGCACATGCACTTCAGAGTTTGCGTGCGTGACTGTTTGTTTGTTGCATGTGTCTTCCAGACTAATACAAACCCTTACTTCAACAGGCAGCTTTGCATATACACACAGACTTCTGTGTTGTGGGAACACATAGATCTCATGCCATGTACTGAATTTTCCCaataaaacaagttattttaatatatttgagTGATACAAAAGTAGGgcaaaaatcagaagaaaaatgaaaagcCGGTAATTTTTCGGTAAAAATCCATTTACGTTGAAAAGGATGGGGCTTCAGCATCTTAGACCAAAAGGCCACAGTGAGCCACAGGCGCCACAAGCTTCTGCGTTTACATGGCTTTTTAAACAAATCTTCATCACCACTTTGGAGACAGATTCCATGTGGCCCCCATGAGCCAGCGTGGCCCTACAGAGATTACCCTTTATGGAATAAGAAGAGAAATCCGGGCTCCATATTCTTTCACTCCTGGGCACCCATACCAATATGGAAGGACCAGTTTCCCTTATACCCACAGaggaacggccacactgggtcagaccaaagatccatctagcccagtgtcctgtctgccaacagtggccaataccaggtgccctagagggagtgaacaaaacagggaatcatcaagtgatccctcccctgtaatccatttccagcccctgcaaacagaggctacggacatCATCCCTACCCagtctggctaacagccattgatggacctaacctccatgagtttatctagttctttgttgaaccctgttaaagcccaggtcttcacaacatcctgtggcaaggagttccacaggttgactgtgcgctgcatgaaaaaaaaacccttccttttgtttgctttaaatctgctagctattcatttcatttggtaaccctcCGTTCTTATTGTTATACCAAGAGGTAAAAGACACCTGCACTTTCAGTTAAATGAATAAACAGGGTTGATATTTTTATCCTTCAGAGCAATGCACTGCCCACAGCACAGCAGGCATGGCCATGTTAAACCCACTCTGGCTGAGAAGCAAGAAGGAAAAAGGCAGACCACTGGGAGTGGCTATCAAATCAGAGTTCCAATGGACAGCCTCATGTGCTTGAAATGAAAGAGGAAAGCGACTTATCCTACGGGCGTTACCATGCTGCACAGCTTGGGGGGGAACTTACCCTTTTTCTGAGGCATTATTATTGTTATCTGAGCTGGAATGCAACTCGCTATGATCCTGCATCTCATCTTCCTCTGGAGCAAGCGTAGTTATCtctggagggggaaggaaagaaaatgaTAGCATGAGAGTTCACAAGCTAAACAACACAAAAAACAATCTAGTGAAAGACCCACGTAGGTTTCACCCACAGCTGACTAACCCAACAGCCACCCAGTTGGTCACTGGGTTTCCTCTACAGGCGGTATTGGTGGCCTGTGAGACACAGGAGACCAGACAAGAAGACGGGCAGCCCCTTCAGACCCTAAACCCCAGCATTGTTCAATGCTGGCATCAGTCCCAATGGGATGGTTTTGTGAACAGTACTAGCTGACTGGGGAGAAGAGAGATGGGAAAGCTCCATACACCCTGGTTAACCCCAGCAGCAGTGTTGATTATCTGAGGTCCTGCAGCATCCAGGAGAACTAATCAGGGGCCAGAACCATGTGGTATGGACAGACCAGAAAAGCCGTCCCTCTCCCCAAATCACAGCCTCAGTCACCTCAGGCCTGCTCTGTGCCCCAGGACTGGTTTTACAGTCCAGGCAAGCAGGAGCCGTGCAGGGAAGCTGCGGTGAGGCTCCCAAAAGAACTGAGACTGTCACCCGACAAATTTGGTGGAGAATGCGGGCATAACAGAGCCCTTTCCCGGTCCTGTGGCTCGTTGGGAGAGATGGGGCAAGGGCTTTTGTTTTCCCAGCCAGTCTTGCTGCTGAAGGAGATCAGGCTGTGGGTTACTTGCGCTTCTGACCATCCCTGCGCTTCAGGTCTGTGTGTAGGGAGCTGCCCAGCCCATTCTGTCTGTcagaatctctctctcacacatgaaCTCCCTGGGGGCTGCTTGGAGCTCTCTGTTCCAGTGGAGTCACACATGGGGTGGGTAAGACAATGCTTTGAGATATACTGGAGGATACTGAAAATACAGATATACCCTGCAGTCCCTCAGGGACCCTGAGAATGACCAATCTGCAGGATGGATAGGTTGCTGCCATGCCTTGAGAGCCTCCGATAACAGAAGAGGCTATTTCACTCAATGCGGGCATCAGTATCCATATTTAGGCAGACTGACCGAGCAGATAAAGCCATGGAGTGAGATTTGGGAGCGGTTGGTTCTCTCCTGACTTTACTACAGCCCAGTGGAAGGTGTGGGGCAAGTCCGTGTGCTGAGCCTCAGttgccccatctgtaaaatgggaataatgccCTTGAACAATTCTTTGCGCTCTCCCGATGAAAAGTGCATTACAAAAGCCAAGTATGAGGATCAaatgatttatttaaatttttaccTAGTTGGTCCTCATCCTCCTTTATGCTCTGGACTTCTGTCTGCAGAGAACACACAAGCCCATGATTAAAACCACTGGCGAGAACACTGCGGTATGAAAAGCAAACCCCATGACCTGTGATCCTCTTGAGGTGGTTCTGGTACAGACCTGGTCAGGGAAGTCCAGACTGTTCTCGAAGCTCTTTCTGACGGTCTCCAGCCTCCTTGGAttcagggctggctgagggatgACCTTGCCCAGCTCCTGGGAGAGCCACGAAAGAACCCCCCGTCCGGCGCTGCAAGAGAGCGGAGGGGCTGGGATGTGCAATGCGAATCAAAGCACAGGAGCGAATTTAACCTCATGTGGGTCCTCTTGGGGAGATTCCTCTGGAGTGACCCAACAAAGAAATGGGAATCTTTCCCCCACGGAGCAGACCAGAGGATCCTCTAGAAAACTCGTGGGCCCTGTGGAATCTGTTGAAGATCAGGGCTGGTCACAGAGAGCTCTGTGTTCCCATTGGGTCCTCGGCAGCTCCCCGGCAGCAAACTCCAATGGAGCCAGGTGACTGGAGACTCCCCCAAGACCTGCAGACCCCACCCATAAAAGGGGTATCTCCACTAAGGCTGCGTCACCTTTTCTTAAGGAGTTCCTCGGGGCTGGAGAGGTGCTAATGTATCTCTGCTCCATTGGTCTTGCCTGTTCCACCTCAATACACCCTTtcccccactcctacccccaaGAGGACCACAGGGGAGGGGGCCCGTGGTCCTGTCTATATGTAACTAGGGCGATCAAGGGGCAAAGGGTCCCTTCTCCACACAGATCCCCCCGCAAGCTAGATGTCTAGCCACCCATCTGACGTCAGAGTTCATAGTTATTAAAAGTCCTCTCTCTGCTGGTATCACCAGTCCTAGCTCCGCACTgccagtgtgggggggagggaggggagagaaagtgaggggggaaggggacaggggaaGGCACCTCTCAGTGGAAGACACAGATGATGGGCCCGGATCTTGGGTTGTGACGAACGACACTTTCTTCCCTGCCCCTAAACGAAAGCAAAACACGAATAACCCCGGGTGTCCCATGCATTACCAAGAGCTGTGAGCACCTACCGAAGACATGGCCCAGAGGCTGTGGGGTGCATTGGACACGTGGGCTGAAAGGCTGAGTGAACTAGGGCAGTGATGAACCACGTAGGCATAAtcttagaattatagaatactaggattggaagggacctcgagaggtcattgagtccagtcccctgccctcatggcaggacccagtactggctggaccgtccctgatagacatttatctaacctactcttaaatatctccagagatggagattccacaacctccctgggcaatttattccagtgtttgaccaccctgacagttaggaacgttttcctaacgtccagcttaaacctcccttgctgcagtttaaactcattgctgcttgtccgatcctcagaggccaagatgaacaagttctctccctcctccttatggcacccttttagatacctgaaaactgctctcatgtcccccctcaatcttctcttttctaaactgaacaaacccaattctttccgccttccttcataggtcatgttctctagacctttcatcattcttgttgctcttctctggaccctctccaatttctccacatctttcttggaatgtggtgcccagaactggacacaatactccaactgaggcctaaccagcacagagaagagtggaagaatgacttctcctgtcttgctcacaacacacctgttaatgcatcccagaatcatgtttgctttttttgcaacagcatcacactgctgactcatattcagcttgtggtccactataacccctagatccctttccgccatgctccttcctagacagtcacttcccattctgtgtgtgtgaaactgattgttccttcctaagtggagcactttgcatttgtccttattaaacttcatcctgtttacctcataccctatcctccagagcagtcgcaacccctcccagcttggtatcatctgcaaacttaataagcgtacattctatatcaatatctaaatcgttgataaagatattgaacagaaccgatcccaaaacagacccctgcggagccccatttgttatgcccttccagcaggattgtgaaccatttataactactctctgagtatggttatccagccagttatgcacccaccttatagtagccccatctaagttgtatttgcctagtttattgataagaatatcatgcgagacggCATCAAACggtctaggtataccacagcCACCACTTAAGAGGGACTTCTGGCTGAAACACCGTAGCGAGCTCTGCCGGCATGGCATGAAGGAAGCCCGGCTTTAGAGCTGGGGTCTCCCAGCAGTCAGGCCATGTCGACACTAGGAAACGATTTTGAAATTAGTAAGTTTGACTTCACTCCCAATGTCACAAAATCAAACTGGCGTGTCCACACgacggggaagccttgaaattaatccgaggcaggctccggtagtgtggacgtgctacctcgcaCTCGGAGCCCCAGGAAGGAATTAGTTGGGGAGTAATGAGCTCGAacgactctggggagtcgtttcGAAACAGCGGCACCGGCACGCCCACACGcccactcttttgaaataactatcccAGCAGCTACGAGTTTGGAATTAGTGGGACTCCTGATGAACAGcgggaatacagatttcaaattccgcagcctgttatttcaaagtaacgggcttggtcgtgtggacatGCCGCTTAGAAATTCGACCTTAAGGGGTTATTTGGAAACAAAGTCCTTGTGTAGATCAGGGCTCCAGGTTCCAGGGTGAGTCTCAGCAGAGCTGGCATAAAGGGAGCAAACGCTGAGTCCCACCGTGAAGCCATGTCGGAGGCTGGGACACAGCTCTTTGATGAAACCCACTCCaaatggcagcaaggggggagaggagaaagcagTAGCTGACCCTACGGCCCTTCCCGAGAGGCCAAGGCACTGACATCTGCTGTTTTCGTTTGTGATGTTTATATGTCGCGGCAACGTCACTTTCAGAAACTCACCTGCTGTCTGACCGCAGGCGGGAGATTCCCCAGGACATGTGAGGTTCCCTTTGGGCAGCTTTAGGGAGGAAAGGAAAAGTTTCAGGTGAAAAGTCACGTGTCACAACATCCATCCCTGTGCTTCTCAGTCACCCCAAGATGATCAGAACTGAATTCAAACAGACATTACTTCCCCTCTAGGCTCCTTTCCTACCATCCGGAGAATGAAAAACAGTCGGGTCCCAGTCCACCTTCGGTTACAGATGGATCTATCTGCTGCGCTTGGGACCACGGAGGCCTTCAGATCAGTGGGCGTAAATGTCTCCCACGTGGTTCCAACGGGAGACTCAGGGGGCTCTTtgtttctagtcagtttcacttcctCACTCGCATGCACGAACACAAAGTGGGGGCCATCTCGAACAGTGCTAGGCAAACTGCCCGGGTGAATGAAGCTCGGCTTGAGCAGGGCGTTACGCTGCTGGCACGCAAGGTGCAAGCCCCACTCACGCTGCTGGCTGGGATACGTCTTTTCGACCCTGATAAATAATCCGTGTCTTGGCCAGCCGCCAAGAAGAGTCTTATCCACAAAACCTGCATGGCTGTGGGTTGGGACGGGCGTAGCTTGAGTGGAACCCTGCTCTCTCACGAGTGAGAGGGCGTCTTGCGGGATCCACATGAGTAGCAAACCTTGTGTGCcctacccagcagcagccagcccctcagCTATGCCACCCCatctcccctgcctgctcccctctcaCCTGCTCTGCCTCGCCAGGCCTGGCTGCTCCATCGATCGCCCTGGGCTCtgcttttctctcccccttctccacTAGGGCTGCCTGGTGAGGGGTGCCAGGAGGCTGAGGTACCACCCTCTCGATCCAGCCAAGCATCCTGTCACCTGCGGAAGGGAGATTTGTATCATCAACTCTCTCAAGAGAGGCCCATTGGTGATGACATGAAGCTgccaggggaaggggatggggaccCGGCACTGGCTGACGTGGCAGCAGGAAGCATATATCAGGCAGCTGTCCATCTGCGTAATGTCAGCTGTCCCCAAGGGTAGGGatagggagggcagggagagggtccagagtgacccagacagATTAgatgattgggccaaaagaaatctgatggggttcaacaaggacaagtgtagagtcctgcacttgggacggaagaatcccaagtattgttccaggctggggaccgactggctaagtagcagttctgcagaaaaggacctgggggttacagtggatgagaagctggagatgagtcaacagggcgcccttgtagccaagaaggctaacgacatattaggttgcattaggaggagcattgccagcagatccagggaagtgattattcccctttattcggctctggtgaggccacatctggagttttgtgtccagttctgggcccctcagtacagaaaggatgtggacgtattggagagggtccagcggaggacaaaaAAAATGAtcgggggactggagcacatgacctacaaggagagggtgagggatttgggtgtatttagtctgcaggagagaagagtgggGACGggagggatttgagagcagccttcaactccctgaaggggggttccaaagaggatggagagaggctgttcagagtagtgacggatgcagaacaaggaggaatggtctcaagttgcagtggg
Proteins encoded in this region:
- the LOC102453084 gene encoding cyclic nucleotide-gated channel beta-1-like — protein: MLGWIERVVPQPPGTPHQAALVEKGERKAEPRAIDGAARPGEAEQLPKGNLTCPGESPACGQTAGAGKKVSFVTTQDPGPSSVSSTESAGRGVLSWLSQELGKVIPQPALNPRRLETVRKSFENSLDFPDQTEVQSIKEDEDQLEITTLAPEEDEMQDHSELHSSSDNNNNASEKGAGTGVISWLVQEFGKMIPQPGNGTKLEEAQEGKSEEAGVREAERKVSESQAALKGSSRASPSVSRTSEQASTDGLSGPGAFLFPRTLGGDGGRVFKWFAQGLEKVVPQPLTSVGQDALAAEAATLCAVEERG